The following proteins are encoded in a genomic region of Chloracidobacterium sp.:
- a CDS encoding ATP-dependent Clp protease ATP-binding subunit: MADIDAYKDKFSDSGRRVLETALGESKKRDQNYVSIEHVLHALAFEEDDLFSATMRDLSVDPRSVKMLIEKRLENGRQHSGTGFRIAPETTELFKRAMDRARSQSRRVIDGSDIFYVLSNDDRSVLNEILQNLGVSSDEVATVARARINSRQKEEERVRQKYELPSFLRHFGISMNKLARQDKIPPTIGRENEIRQMIEILSHRERSNSPMLVGEPGVGKTAVVEGLARLIELEPEKVPARLQDAHIVQLQMGGLVAGTMLRGMFEERIKGIIDEVKEKENIILFIDEAHTIIGAGAAMGTTSDAANMFKSALARGELRIIGATTLTEYKEFIGEDEALSRRFRLVKVKEPTIDETRQILMGLKPRLERNYSVTISEEAIDTALEMSPKYIRNLHLPDKAIGWLDTASVKVEIGETSEMVVRPEHIIDVISQESHIPKDMIYRDTSDRFSSMEDDLGRRVIGQKDAVRAVAERLRLNKGPLKENHYAPDGVLLFLGPTGVGKTELAKAVAEFMFGDEHKMIRIDMSEYGDGTVGIEKLIGMPRGIVGSERGGILTEQLRDDPYTVLLLDEVEKASPYLMNIFLQAFDEGWITDGRGKKVYLSDAIVIMTSNLGSDNFKRFEKPLGFGMKSLGDIKAIHGDVMKAAEKRFTPEFRNRIDEIVVFSPLTMDEVREIAKLYLRKIQKIMEHQGKFVEVTEAALDLLTEKGYSPSYGARFLKRHIDQKVKLPITNDWKLAVKFVVDAVDGEIVVRSGEVFSLN, translated from the coding sequence ATGGCAGACATAGACGCATACAAAGATAAATTCAGCGACAGTGGCCGACGGGTGCTTGAGACGGCACTCGGCGAATCGAAGAAACGTGATCAGAATTACGTGTCGATCGAGCATGTGCTGCATGCATTGGCCTTTGAGGAGGATGACCTGTTCTCGGCGACGATGCGCGACCTTTCGGTCGATCCGCGTTCGGTCAAGATGCTGATCGAGAAGCGCCTTGAGAACGGCCGTCAGCACTCGGGTACGGGTTTTCGCATTGCACCCGAGACGACCGAGCTGTTCAAACGCGCGATGGATCGCGCCCGTTCGCAGAGCCGCCGTGTCATCGACGGCAGCGATATCTTCTATGTGTTGTCAAATGATGACCGGAGCGTGCTGAACGAGATATTGCAAAATCTCGGCGTGTCATCGGACGAGGTTGCCACCGTCGCCCGCGCGCGCATCAACAGCCGCCAAAAGGAGGAAGAAAGGGTACGGCAGAAATACGAGCTGCCGTCCTTCCTTCGGCATTTCGGCATTTCGATGAACAAGCTTGCGCGGCAGGACAAGATCCCGCCGACGATCGGGCGTGAGAACGAGATACGCCAGATGATCGAGATATTATCGCACCGCGAGCGCTCGAACTCACCAATGCTTGTCGGTGAACCGGGCGTCGGAAAGACGGCGGTCGTCGAAGGCCTGGCTCGGCTGATCGAGCTTGAACCGGAAAAGGTCCCTGCCAGATTGCAGGATGCCCATATCGTCCAGCTTCAGATGGGCGGCCTGGTCGCCGGCACGATGCTCCGCGGTATGTTCGAGGAGCGCATCAAGGGCATCATCGACGAGGTCAAAGAAAAGGAGAACATAATACTCTTCATCGATGAGGCGCACACGATCATCGGGGCCGGTGCCGCAATGGGAACCACAAGCGATGCGGCGAATATGTTCAAGTCGGCGCTCGCACGCGGGGAACTCCGCATCATCGGAGCAACGACGCTGACGGAATACAAGGAATTCATCGGCGAGGACGAGGCCCTTTCGAGGCGTTTTCGGCTTGTAAAGGTAAAAGAGCCGACAATAGACGAAACCCGGCAGATATTGATGGGCCTCAAACCGAGGCTCGAACGCAACTATTCGGTGACGATATCTGAGGAGGCTATCGACACGGCGCTTGAGATGTCGCCGAAATACATACGCAACTTGCACCTTCCCGACAAGGCCATCGGCTGGCTCGACACTGCATCGGTCAAGGTCGAGATCGGCGAAACGTCAGAGATGGTCGTCCGTCCCGAACACATAATCGATGTGATCAGCCAAGAGTCGCATATCCCAAAGGATATGATCTACCGCGATACGTCCGATCGCTTTTCGTCGATGGAAGACGATCTCGGGCGGCGTGTCATCGGGCAAAAGGATGCTGTTCGCGCCGTTGCCGAACGTCTCAGGCTCAATAAAGGGCCGCTCAAAGAGAATCATTATGCCCCGGACGGCGTGTTGCTGTTCCTCGGGCCGACGGGCGTCGGTAAGACCGAGCTTGCAAAGGCCGTTGCGGAATTCATGTTCGGCGATGAACACAAGATGATCCGCATCGATATGAGCGAATACGGCGACGGAACCGTAGGCATCGAAAAGCTCATCGGCATGCCTCGCGGCATCGTCGGCTCTGAGCGCGGCGGCATTTTGACCGAGCAGCTTCGCGACGATCCTTACACCGTGCTGCTGCTTGACGAGGTCGAGAAGGCGTCGCCGTATCTGATGAACATCTTTCTGCAGGCGTTTGACGAGGGTTGGATAACCGACGGACGCGGCAAGAAGGTCTATCTGTCGGACGCGATCGTCATAATGACATCGAATTTGGGCAGCGATAACTTCAAGCGTTTTGAGAAGCCGCTCGGCTTTGGTATGAAGTCGCTCGGCGATATCAAGGCAATTCACGGCGATGTGATGAAGGCGGCGGAAAAGCGCTTTACGCCCGAGTTCCGCAACCGCATTGATGAGATCGTCGTCTTTTCGCCGCTTACGATGGACGAGGTGCGCGAGATAGCAAAGCTCTATCTGCGAAAGATACAAAAGATAATGGAGCACCAAGGCAAATTCGTAGAAGTTACCGAGGCCGCACTCGACCTTCTTACCGAAAAAGGATATTCGCCGTCGTACGGTGCCCGCTTCCTCAAACGGCACATCGATCAGAAGGTGAAACTTCCCATAACAAATGATTGGAAGCTTGCCGTTAAGTTCGTCGTCGATGCAGTTGACGGCGAGATCGTAGTGCGGTCGGGTGAAGTTTTTAGCTTGAACTAG
- a CDS encoding TonB family protein gives MMRTAVFLAVLLAVSVSASFGQETKLKIIEQPRPELPARHSTLDVQGTVGLRVEFREDGTIGEVSVVKHLTNELDQLAMKAVQRIKFEPERRDGKAVAITRTLEYTYSWNGGWREIEREQDEKAGDPAKAEEIIKRAVAALGGDSYLKVTSQIGRGRFSLIREGTVASFQSFVDIIVFPNKELTEFKGAGMHTVQANSGDTGWVFDADEKLIKQQNAVQLANFKFGIRTNLDTLLRGYWRGEGEVRYTGRRRASLGKRNDVVRLIYKDGLIVEFEFAADDALPQKVSYKRLTADGEEIAEEDRYAQFVDIGGVKVPFIIDRFTDGKQSSRINYESVEFNRTIPDSVFAMPKDAKAVKKQIAL, from the coding sequence ATGATGAGAACGGCGGTATTTTTAGCAGTACTTTTGGCGGTGTCGGTATCGGCATCCTTCGGGCAGGAAACGAAACTCAAGATCATTGAACAGCCTCGCCCCGAGCTTCCCGCACGCCATTCGACCCTCGATGTCCAGGGTACGGTCGGCCTGCGGGTGGAGTTTCGCGAAGACGGCACTATCGGCGAGGTCAGTGTTGTCAAGCACCTCACGAATGAGCTGGATCAACTGGCAATGAAGGCTGTTCAGCGCATAAAGTTCGAACCTGAACGACGCGACGGCAAAGCCGTTGCCATCACGCGAACGCTTGAATACACGTACAGTTGGAATGGCGGCTGGCGCGAGATCGAACGCGAACAGGATGAGAAAGCCGGCGATCCCGCAAAGGCGGAGGAGATCATAAAACGTGCCGTAGCCGCGCTCGGCGGAGACAGCTATCTAAAGGTAACGTCGCAGATCGGCCGAGGACGTTTCAGCCTTATACGCGAAGGTACTGTCGCATCATTTCAGTCATTCGTCGATATCATTGTCTTTCCTAATAAGGAACTTACGGAATTCAAAGGAGCCGGAATGCACACCGTTCAAGCGAACAGCGGCGATACCGGCTGGGTGTTCGATGCCGACGAGAAGCTGATAAAACAGCAGAACGCTGTCCAATTAGCGAACTTCAAATTCGGAATAAGGACGAACCTGGACACGCTGCTTCGCGGATATTGGCGCGGTGAAGGCGAAGTGCGTTACACAGGCCGGCGGCGGGCAAGCCTCGGCAAACGCAACGACGTTGTGCGGCTTATCTACAAGGACGGCCTAATTGTTGAGTTCGAGTTCGCGGCCGATGACGCACTGCCGCAGAAGGTATCTTACAAACGCCTGACAGCGGACGGCGAAGAGATCGCCGAAGAGGACCGCTATGCACAGTTCGTCGATATCGGCGGTGTAAAAGTGCCGTTCATTATCGATCGCTTCACCGACGGCAAACAGTCCTCACGCATCAATTACGAATCGGTCGAATTCAATAGAACGATCCCCGATTCCGTATTCGCAATGCCAAAGGATGCAAAGGCCGTGAAGAAGCAGATCGCTCTCTAG
- a CDS encoding peptidylprolyl isomerase, whose product MKAMLMRVLFSMMFITLAAAQGFSQNAVPKPTPQQKTNVRPAAEAPAEPFDKADAATMASKCVQLDTEAGLIEIELFPESAPESVRNFLNLTALGLFDTTTFSRVVPDFVIQGGNLWTRDAGIEKYGKRANRKVPDEPSKIKHERGIVSLARSDEPNSATANFFILVEAAPHLDGTFAAFGRVTKGMDVVDAINKAPVTGETPDKPVRIKKASVIECQ is encoded by the coding sequence ATGAAAGCGATGTTAATGCGTGTATTATTCTCGATGATGTTTATTACGTTGGCCGCGGCACAAGGGTTTTCGCAGAACGCTGTTCCAAAGCCGACGCCGCAGCAAAAGACGAATGTTCGGCCCGCGGCCGAAGCTCCGGCAGAGCCTTTTGACAAGGCCGATGCTGCGACAATGGCATCGAAGTGCGTTCAACTCGACACCGAAGCAGGCCTGATCGAGATCGAGCTGTTTCCCGAAAGTGCCCCCGAATCAGTGCGTAATTTCTTGAATCTTACGGCGTTAGGGCTTTTTGACACAACGACATTCAGCCGCGTCGTGCCTGATTTTGTGATACAGGGAGGCAATCTTTGGACGCGAGATGCCGGGATCGAAAAGTACGGTAAACGAGCCAACCGAAAAGTTCCGGACGAACCGAGCAAGATCAAGCACGAGCGCGGCATCGTCTCGCTGGCCCGCAGCGATGAGCCGAACTCGGCAACGGCGAACTTCTTTATTTTGGTCGAGGCCGCCCCGCATCTTGATGGCACTTTCGCAGCGTTCGGCCGCGTAACCAAGGGCATGGATGTCGTCGATGCAATAAATAAAGCACCTGTTACCGGCGAAACACCTGACAAACCGGTAAGGATAAAAAAGGCAAGCGTCATCGAGTGTCAGTGA
- a CDS encoding M1 family metallopeptidase, translated as MKLFKAAVIVLSSFIIANAQRDLGVRPTETGGPLRFEQAAFDVQTYDISIDIRPAAKSVSGTTVMTARINVPTNIIQLDLDTPYTISKLTVDGKDAKYKFEDGKIWISFPLTKQAGDMVTTSISYAGKPRVAPRPPWVGGYIWEKTPSGADWVSLAVQNDGADLIFPCKDHPSDKASRVAMAITVPDPLIATGPGKLVGTTKQSNGTTTYDWLMTNPIANYSIVFNAAPYKLVEDKYTSIDGTVMPIMFYVLPEDEAKATGLIEQQKKYLAFYEKYLGPYPFRSQKVGITETPHLGMEHSTNIAYGNHFKYDADGTDFLLLHEFGHEYWANLVTATDWRDFWIHEGFQSYMDTLYQEYLHGKEAYIKTMASRAKSFRNMQPVAPREMKIAYQVYMAAPDYVASDGDIYGKGAYFLHTLRYLIGDETFFNALRHMAYPSKDRAAITDGRQARLVNTDDFLTIAEQDSGKRLDWLFEMYLRQPKLPKLVITADDACTKDCTLGLRWETPGNMPFPMPVDVVINGKTQRVEMTDGSAKVKYSGSVPVVDPDNWVLKVR; from the coding sequence ATGAAACTATTCAAAGCAGCCGTCATAGTCCTCTCCTCATTCATCATCGCCAACGCACAACGCGATCTCGGCGTTCGGCCTACTGAAACGGGCGGGCCGTTGAGGTTTGAGCAGGCGGCATTCGACGTTCAGACATACGACATAAGTATTGATATCCGTCCGGCCGCCAAATCCGTTTCCGGCACGACCGTGATGACAGCGCGGATAAATGTGCCGACGAACATCATACAGCTCGACCTCGATACGCCGTACACCATCAGCAAGCTGACCGTTGACGGCAAGGACGCAAAGTACAAATTCGAGGACGGCAAGATCTGGATCTCATTCCCGCTTACAAAGCAGGCCGGCGATATGGTTACAACGTCGATCAGCTATGCCGGAAAGCCGCGCGTCGCTCCGAGGCCGCCGTGGGTCGGAGGCTACATTTGGGAAAAGACGCCGAGCGGTGCCGATTGGGTCTCGCTTGCGGTGCAGAATGACGGTGCGGATCTGATCTTCCCATGCAAGGATCATCCGTCGGACAAGGCTTCGCGTGTCGCGATGGCCATAACCGTGCCCGATCCGCTCATCGCCACCGGCCCGGGCAAACTCGTCGGCACGACGAAGCAGAGTAACGGCACCACGACCTACGATTGGCTGATGACCAACCCGATAGCCAATTACTCGATAGTCTTTAACGCCGCACCATATAAGCTTGTCGAGGACAAATACACCTCGATCGATGGGACCGTAATGCCGATAATGTTCTATGTGCTGCCCGAGGACGAAGCAAAGGCTACCGGACTGATCGAGCAGCAGAAGAAATACCTTGCGTTCTATGAGAAATATCTCGGGCCGTATCCATTCCGGTCACAAAAGGTCGGTATCACGGAGACGCCGCATTTAGGTATGGAGCATTCGACCAATATCGCGTACGGCAATCACTTCAAATATGATGCTGACGGTACGGATTTCCTGCTCCTGCATGAATTCGGCCATGAATACTGGGCAAATCTGGTGACCGCGACCGATTGGCGTGATTTTTGGATCCATGAGGGCTTCCAATCCTATATGGATACGCTTTATCAGGAATATCTGCACGGCAAAGAAGCGTATATTAAGACGATGGCGTCGCGTGCGAAGAGCTTCCGCAATATGCAGCCCGTTGCACCGCGTGAGATGAAGATCGCGTATCAGGTCTATATGGCCGCTCCCGATTACGTTGCCAGCGACGGCGATATTTACGGAAAAGGCGCGTACTTCCTGCATACGCTGCGATACTTGATCGGCGACGAAACTTTCTTTAATGCCCTTCGTCATATGGCTTATCCGAGTAAGGATCGCGCCGCAATCACCGACGGAAGACAGGCGCGGCTCGTCAATACTGATGATTTCCTGACCATTGCGGAGCAGGATTCGGGAAAGAGACTCGACTGGCTCTTTGAAATGTATCTGCGGCAGCCGAAATTGCCCAAGCTCGTGATCACGGCCGATGACGCTTGCACGAAAGACTGCACGCTTGGGCTTCGATGGGAAACGCCCGGCAATATGCCGTTCCCGATGCCGGTTGATGTGGTCATCAACGGCAAAACGCAGCGTGTCGAAATGACGGACGGCTCGGCTAAGGTCAAGTATTCGGGATCAGTGCCGGTTGTTGATCCTGATAATTGGGTGCTAAAGGTTCGTTGA